Proteins from one Dysgonomonas sp. HDW5A genomic window:
- a CDS encoding M3 family metallopeptidase — MTANINSQNPFFSTYKTPHGTTPFDKIKNEHYEPAFEKGIKEQEVEIDQIVNNPDLPTFANTIEAYEKSGELLSNVGSVFFNLLSSESNDEMMEISQRLSPKLSEHSNNIGLNENLFARVKAVYDKRNDSGLTPEQIRLTEKIYEGFENKGVTLSAQDKETYRALSTELSKVTLDFGQNALKESNKYEMVLTDEADLAGLPQSVRDAAKAKAKQKGKEGWVFDLSGPSYIAFMKYSDRRDLREKLYLAYTTKCVAGGEFDNQENVRKIANLRLQIAQLLGYPDYATFTLRNKMAKNEKGVFNLLDNLYDAFAERAKEDVADVQNYASKFEGKQVDLQPWDWAYYSEKLQTEKYDLNDEMVRPYFELENVKKGVFGLATDLYGVTFKKNTDIPVYNPEVEAFEVFDANGNYIAVLYTDFHPRESKRQGAWMTEYKGQYKRDGKDSRPHVSLVMNFTRPTETDPALLTFDEVETFLHEFGHGLHGMLTECTYETLSGTNVARDFVELPSQVMENWLTEKEYLDRFAVHYKTGEPIPAELVNKLIDASNFNAGYMCYRQLSFGYLDMAWHTLKNPYTGDVKDFEKNAMLKTALLPVADGTNMSTSFGHIFSGGYAAGYYSYKWSEVLDADAFAAFKENGIFNKETAEAFRKNVLEKGNTEDPMELYVKFRGQEPTIDALLERSGVKKKATPTNPSNVAKDVDKKRKK; from the coding sequence ATGACAGCTAATATTAATTCTCAAAATCCTTTCTTTTCGACATATAAGACACCTCATGGAACGACTCCTTTTGACAAAATCAAAAACGAGCACTATGAGCCTGCATTTGAAAAAGGGATAAAAGAACAAGAGGTTGAGATCGACCAAATTGTTAATAATCCCGATCTTCCAACATTTGCAAATACAATTGAGGCTTATGAGAAATCAGGCGAACTATTGTCTAATGTAGGTTCGGTATTCTTCAATCTTCTGAGCTCTGAGAGTAATGACGAAATGATGGAGATTTCGCAAAGATTATCCCCTAAGTTATCGGAACATAGTAACAATATCGGCTTAAATGAGAATCTTTTTGCTCGTGTTAAGGCTGTATATGATAAACGTAATGATTCGGGGTTAACACCTGAACAAATACGTTTAACAGAAAAAATCTATGAGGGATTCGAAAATAAAGGGGTTACCCTTTCGGCTCAGGACAAAGAAACCTACAGAGCACTATCTACTGAACTTAGTAAAGTAACTTTAGATTTCGGTCAGAATGCTTTAAAGGAAAGTAACAAATACGAAATGGTACTGACCGATGAGGCAGATTTAGCCGGATTACCTCAAAGTGTGCGTGATGCTGCTAAAGCCAAAGCAAAGCAAAAAGGCAAAGAAGGATGGGTATTTGATCTTTCGGGACCAAGCTATATCGCTTTTATGAAATATTCGGATCGCCGTGACCTACGCGAAAAACTATATCTTGCATATACTACAAAATGTGTAGCTGGTGGTGAATTTGATAATCAGGAAAATGTTAGAAAAATAGCAAACCTTCGTCTTCAAATAGCTCAACTTCTTGGATACCCTGATTATGCGACTTTCACGCTGCGAAATAAGATGGCGAAAAACGAGAAAGGTGTATTCAATCTTTTGGATAATCTATATGATGCTTTTGCTGAGAGAGCTAAAGAAGATGTTGCAGACGTTCAGAATTATGCTTCGAAATTCGAAGGCAAGCAGGTAGACCTTCAACCTTGGGATTGGGCTTATTATTCTGAAAAGCTACAAACCGAAAAGTATGATTTGAATGACGAGATGGTACGTCCATACTTCGAATTGGAAAATGTAAAGAAAGGTGTTTTCGGCTTGGCTACCGATTTGTATGGTGTTACTTTCAAAAAGAATACAGATATACCGGTATACAATCCCGAAGTAGAGGCTTTTGAAGTATTTGATGCTAACGGAAATTACATTGCTGTATTATATACAGACTTCCATCCTCGTGAAAGTAAACGTCAAGGTGCGTGGATGACCGAATACAAAGGTCAGTATAAACGTGATGGTAAAGATTCTCGTCCTCATGTATCATTGGTAATGAACTTTACCCGTCCTACCGAAACAGATCCTGCTCTATTGACTTTTGACGAGGTAGAGACTTTCTTACACGAGTTTGGACACGGCTTGCATGGTATGCTTACCGAGTGTACTTATGAAACTCTGTCAGGTACTAACGTAGCTCGTGACTTTGTTGAGTTACCTTCTCAGGTAATGGAGAACTGGTTGACAGAGAAAGAATACCTGGATAGATTTGCGGTGCATTACAAAACAGGAGAACCTATTCCTGCCGAATTAGTAAATAAACTGATCGATGCTTCTAATTTCAATGCAGGATATATGTGTTACCGCCAGTTATCGTTTGGTTATCTGGATATGGCTTGGCACACTTTAAAAAATCCGTATACTGGTGATGTTAAAGATTTCGAAAAGAATGCAATGCTAAAGACGGCTCTTCTTCCTGTTGCTGACGGAACTAATATGTCGACCTCATTCGGACATATTTTCTCGGGAGGTTATGCTGCAGGATATTACAGCTACAAATGGTCGGAAGTGTTAGACGCTGATGCTTTTGCGGCTTTCAAAGAGAATGGAATTTTCAATAAAGAAACAGCGGAAGCTTTCAGAAAGAATGTACTTGAGAAAGGAAATACTGAAGATCCGATGGAATTATACGTTAAATTCAGAGGTCAGGAACCAACTATCGATGCATTATTGGAAAGAAGCGGGGTAAAAAAGAAAGCTACTCCTACAAATCCAAGCAATGTGGCAAAAGATGTTGATAAAAAGAGAAAGAAATAA
- a CDS encoding LTA synthase family protein codes for MKKLQFLKPLLNFAFIALLITTISRFVLFMMYKDRVISVDNYWEIFPIGLRIDLILICYLSFIPAVLLSFLPDKVAKYTSRFLTIYFITFLFLIFFMEIVSPDFIDQYDTRPNKLFLEYLIYPKEVANMLLKGRVWTVIVVLALSGVALYFGFKKGAKLFQVRPTDYKYRLLLFPLLGFFLFWGARGSLTSKRPVNPSSAMFSNDQLTNCLALNSTYTLFYAAYGLKNEVDASKMYGKMDPEEAILRVKKYMNVSEDNFTDPNLPLTHIQMPDTLMSRPYNLVIFLQESLGAEFVGSLGGMPLTPELDKLAKEGLLFSRLYSTGTRSVRGIEAVATGFLPSPSESVVKLSGAQTDFFTLGALLKQAGYNTSFIYGGMANFDNMASFFNGNGFDNIIDESVFDKDGNTYAFKGTWGYSDEDLVTKANEYFKSMGDKPFFSFMFSSSNHDPFEFPDGRIELYEQPKNTVHNAIKYADFSIGKFFELAKKEDYFKNTIFVVIADHNTRTYGKNLVPINKFRIPALIVGPNVPQGVKYDKLSSQIDIAPTLLSFVGMKVETPMPGRNILQLADSIPGRAIMQFHDINAFRVENQVVIMQPNKQPLQFEVKNDTTLVPVELDTELAKDALGHVIAADDLYKEKKYRLK; via the coding sequence ATGAAGAAACTACAATTCTTAAAACCTCTGCTAAACTTTGCATTTATAGCTCTGCTGATTACCACAATCAGCCGTTTTGTGCTATTCATGATGTATAAAGACCGTGTAATATCAGTAGATAACTATTGGGAAATATTTCCTATTGGATTGAGAATTGATTTGATTCTTATATGCTATCTATCATTTATCCCTGCCGTGCTTTTATCCTTTTTACCCGATAAAGTAGCAAAGTATACCAGCCGGTTTCTGACCATTTATTTTATTACATTTCTGTTCCTTATCTTCTTTATGGAGATCGTAAGCCCCGACTTTATAGATCAATATGATACACGTCCCAATAAATTATTCCTCGAATATCTGATATATCCCAAAGAGGTAGCCAATATGTTACTTAAAGGACGTGTCTGGACTGTTATTGTTGTTCTCGCTTTATCGGGAGTAGCCCTTTATTTCGGCTTCAAAAAAGGAGCGAAACTATTTCAGGTTCGCCCGACAGATTATAAGTACAGATTACTTTTGTTCCCTCTGCTAGGTTTCTTTCTATTTTGGGGAGCCAGAGGTAGTCTAACCAGCAAAAGACCGGTAAACCCGAGTAGTGCAATGTTTTCGAATGATCAGCTGACCAATTGTCTGGCATTAAATTCTACATATACACTCTTTTATGCAGCTTATGGGCTGAAAAATGAAGTGGACGCCAGTAAAATGTACGGAAAAATGGACCCAGAAGAAGCTATTCTTCGTGTGAAGAAATATATGAATGTTTCGGAGGATAATTTCACAGATCCCAATTTACCGTTGACGCATATACAGATGCCTGATACCTTAATGAGCAGACCTTATAATCTGGTGATATTTTTACAGGAAAGTCTGGGAGCTGAGTTTGTAGGTTCTTTAGGAGGAATGCCCCTTACTCCCGAGCTGGATAAACTGGCGAAAGAAGGTTTGTTATTTAGTCGGCTTTATAGTACCGGTACTCGAAGTGTACGAGGGATAGAGGCTGTGGCTACCGGATTTTTGCCCTCACCATCAGAAAGTGTAGTCAAATTGAGTGGAGCTCAAACCGATTTTTTCACACTTGGTGCTTTGTTGAAACAAGCCGGATATAATACCAGTTTTATCTATGGAGGTATGGCTAATTTTGATAATATGGCATCATTCTTTAATGGGAATGGTTTTGATAATATTATCGATGAGTCGGTATTTGATAAAGATGGAAACACCTATGCTTTCAAAGGCACATGGGGATATTCGGATGAAGACTTGGTGACAAAAGCAAACGAATATTTCAAGAGCATGGGCGATAAGCCATTCTTTTCATTTATGTTTTCGAGTTCAAATCATGATCCGTTTGAATTTCCCGACGGACGCATAGAACTCTATGAACAACCCAAAAATACGGTTCATAATGCGATCAAATACGCCGATTTCTCGATAGGTAAATTCTTTGAACTGGCAAAAAAAGAAGATTATTTCAAGAATACCATATTCGTTGTAATTGCCGACCATAATACTCGCACCTATGGAAAGAATTTAGTTCCTATCAATAAATTCCGTATTCCGGCTCTGATAGTTGGACCGAATGTTCCACAAGGTGTAAAATATGATAAGTTATCAAGTCAGATAGATATCGCACCTACTTTATTATCCTTTGTCGGAATGAAAGTCGAAACTCCTATGCCGGGACGTAATATACTTCAACTTGCCGATAGTATTCCGGGGCGTGCAATCATGCAATTCCATGATATTAATGCTTTCAGAGTAGAAAATCAAGTGGTTATTATGCAACCCAATAAGCAGCCTCTGCAATTTGAGGTTAAAAATGATACAACTCTTGTTCCTGTTGAATTAGATACAGAACTGGCAAAAGATGCATTAGGGCATGTTATTGCAGCAGACGATCTGTATAAGGAAAAGAAGTACCGATTGAAATAG
- a CDS encoding aspartate-semialdehyde dehydrogenase: MKIAIVGVSGAVGQEFLRVLDERNFPFDELVLFGSGRSAGKEYTFKGKQYTVKELKHNDDFKGIDIAFVSAGGSASVEFASTITKHGTVMIDNSSAFRMDNDVPLVVPEVNGEDAKVRPRNIIANPNCTTIQLVVALKPIEKLSRIKRVHVATYQAASGAGATAMEELVNQFKQIVNKEPVVVEKFVAQLAYNVIPQVDIFTENGYTKEEMKMYNETRKIMHSDIEVSATCVRVPVIRAHSEATWVETENPISIDEARKAFSEGDGIVLQDNPDKNVYPMPLHVAGQDPVYVGRIRKDLTNPNGLSFWSVSDQIKKGAALNAVQIAEYLIKENAL, from the coding sequence ATGAAAATTGCTATTGTTGGCGTAAGTGGTGCTGTCGGACAAGAATTTTTAAGAGTTCTTGACGAACGCAATTTCCCGTTTGATGAATTAGTCTTGTTTGGTTCGGGTCGTAGTGCCGGAAAAGAATATACCTTCAAGGGTAAACAGTATACGGTGAAAGAACTGAAGCATAACGACGATTTTAAGGGAATAGATATTGCTTTTGTATCGGCAGGAGGAAGTGCTTCTGTTGAATTTGCCTCAACAATCACAAAACACGGCACTGTAATGATCGACAATTCGAGTGCCTTCCGTATGGATAATGATGTTCCATTGGTTGTACCCGAAGTGAATGGTGAGGATGCAAAAGTACGTCCTCGTAATATAATTGCAAACCCTAACTGTACCACAATTCAGCTAGTGGTTGCATTAAAGCCCATTGAGAAATTGTCTCGGATCAAACGAGTACATGTGGCTACCTATCAGGCGGCATCGGGAGCAGGAGCTACCGCTATGGAAGAATTGGTAAATCAGTTTAAGCAAATTGTAAATAAAGAGCCGGTTGTTGTTGAGAAATTTGTAGCTCAATTGGCATATAATGTAATACCTCAGGTCGATATTTTCACTGAGAACGGTTATACAAAAGAAGAGATGAAAATGTATAACGAAACCCGCAAGATTATGCATTCCGATATCGAGGTCAGTGCAACTTGCGTACGTGTTCCTGTTATACGTGCCCATTCAGAAGCTACTTGGGTCGAAACAGAGAACCCTATTTCTATAGACGAAGCACGCAAAGCTTTCAGCGAAGGTGACGGTATTGTTCTTCAGGATAACCCCGATAAAAATGTATATCCTATGCCGCTTCATGTTGCAGGGCAAGATCCGGTATATGTAGGCCGTATCCGTAAAGATCTAACCAATCCGAACGGGCTGTCATTCTGGTCGGTAAGCGATCAGATAAAAAAAGGAGCAGCTTTAAATGCTGTTCAAATTGCAGAATACCTTATCAAGGAAAATGCGTTGTAA